In Engraulis encrasicolus isolate BLACKSEA-1 chromosome 2, IST_EnEncr_1.0, whole genome shotgun sequence, the sequence gcAGGCTTTCAAGGAAAGGTTTAAGAGTTCTGACAGCAGGTGTAAACTATGTGGGAGGGGAAAGGTAAACACTGGGCTGTCTTAGAGGTTTTCCCTTGAAGCCCCACCTTGCCTTTCAACATGTGGCTACCACAAGAGCCGTAGGTCATGAACTTGTCAATCAATTTATGTAATGTCGCAGTTCAATAATGCAAACAATTGGTCTCAATATAGGCAATGTCAATCAGTACAGTGGGCAACCTTCTGTGTTCCTGACGGATGTGCAATGCCAGCATTGGTTTAATTTTCTGTTTTACATTTTGACTTGGATGTCCTCCAAACATACACACCAACCTATAAAGGGTGGCAATGAAAACATAAATATGGATATATTTTATTGTATTCAACAtattgaaaatcaacaggaaTATTCGTAATGTTACTAGGAAATGGTATGAATCTTTTTTTCAGAAATGCTCAGGGCAGCAATAGTTAAATGCAAAATTCAATGTGccgttattcattcattcaaaaacaaATCAGTGCTGCTCACTCAGTCAATATGTGagtcacagacaggcagacagggtcaCCTTTAATGAATTGACTTTTTGTGAACATGAAAACTAGTGTATTGCGTAACTGGGCTGTTTGCCATCCAATTTGTGAATTGCCAGTGGCAATTAATGTTCTGTATATTTATGAAAGGTACTGTAGTCTAACATagaaacagaaaggcaaattgTTATTCATAGCATTTCATTTGTTTCGAAGTATTCTCCGTATCGGTTTCAGCCAAGGCACACTCTGCATACAgattaaaatgtctttttttcactttcacttttcctcAGTATCTGTATGCTTCAGTGTGCCTTGACCTGATAGCATTggcatttctaaatgttaaaagCCAATATATCAAAGGGGAAATCgtcatgtgtgcatgtatttcaAATGGCACAACACAAACAGAATAAGAAGTGCACTtaagcaacaacaaaacaaaaacaaaaaaacaagaactgAGATTTCCAGATAGAGACAACTACAAGCTACTAATGATGTGCAGGATAGACATACTTTTTTGTCCTACTTTGTTatttctgtcaatatggagaGACATCATGAAGAGGTAAAAAATGCAAAAGTCTATTCATATTAATGAAAAGGGCACAAAAGGGACTAGCCACAAAAGGGACTAGTCACAAGGTTTTGGCTTTGCTGTGGTATGCTTTGATAAGCTTTCAGTCAAGTTTGTCCAGAACAGATTGTTTTGGAGACAGACTGGCCTAACGTCGAATTGAGAATCGTGGAGCACGGAAGAAGCGATTGATGAACACAGGGTCAAAGTTGCCCGGGCGTGGCCCCACTCTTTCCTCCAGGTGTTTAATGGCCACCTGCACAGCTCCACCTGTGGCCCCTCCCATCGCGGCCCCCATCGTCCCACCGACGGCCAGCCCCCCCGGACCCTCCACCGACCCAATCACCATCCCCATGACGGCCCCTAGCAGGACCCCCACCCCGACCCCCCAGGCCAGCGTCTTCCTCAGCAAGCCGTTGTCCATCTCTGCCTTGACCCGGAGCTCAGCCCTGACGCTGGCGTTGTAGCTGTCCATCTTCCAGCGCAGCTCTTCGCCCTTGTACTGTGTCTGGAACTCGGCCCAGGCCCGCTCCGTCTCCGGCTGCCTCTTCTTCTGCAGCCGCCTCTCCTCCTTGCGCACGCTCTCCTCGGCCCGCTGGTAGTCCTGGCTGGTGTAGTGGTGCCCCCCCTGCATGGATAGCATCCTCTCCACCTTACGCAGCAGCTCTCGCTCCTGCCCTCGGCGCTCATGGCTAGCGAGCTGCCTCTTGGTGTAGACGATGTGGTAGCGGAAGCCGCAGTGCTCCAGCAGCTCAGCCATGTGCAGGTCGATGCGCATCACCCTCTCGTGCAGCCGGGTGATGTCCTCGTTGCCCTCGTAGGCCAACAGGACCATACAGTAGTCCAGGGACTTCTGGCCAAAGTGCTGGGCCACCAGCTTGGGGGTCTTGACGTCGTTGGGGCTGATCCTGTCCAA encodes:
- the LOC134460375 gene encoding GTPase IMAP family member 4, producing MPRRDNRSDAELRVVVIGSSGHSQFSLTNFILCREEFAREVSSSAASCKNLGQLAGQRLALVNGPNLYEEDLSKAKMKEELWRVKCLSAPGPHAFLLAFDLDRISPNDVKTPKLVAQHFGQKSLDYCMVLLAYEGNEDITRLHERVMRIDLHMAELLEHCGFRYHIVYTKRQLASHERRGQERELLRKVERMLSMQGGHHYTSQDYQRAEESVRKEERRLQKKRQPETERAWAEFQTQYKGEELRWKMDSYNASVRAELRVKAEMDNGLLRKTLAWGVGVGVLLGAVMGMVIGSVEGPGGLAVGGTMGAAMGGATGGAVQVAIKHLEERVGPRPGNFDPVFINRFFRAPRFSIRR